ACTTCATCTTGTCGCGGTCAAAATTAGCACGATGTTTATACGTGCGTTATCAAGTCTACAGTGCATATATTACCTTTCGCTTTATGCAGAAATTATCAGGAGAGGGTATGTTTTCGAACAACTTCCTCACTTCCCCTCATCGACCCTCCCCAGGTCAAAGTTACCGGTTGTTTGTGCGTGCGTTATCATGTTTATGGTGCGTATAGTACCAAGCTATTTACACGAAAGTTATCAGGGGTATGCTTTCAAAAAACGCACCAAGGTCAAAGTTGCCGTGTTGTTTGTGCGTGAGTTATCAGGTATGTTGTGCGTATGTTACCATGCTTTTATACAGAATTTACAATGCTATTTTTCAACAACCCCACTCCCCCCCAAGTCAAAAATAGTTACCATGTATGGGGCTAAGTAAGTTATCAACACTGTTGTGTGTATATTACCATGCTAGGCACATGAGTTACCGGGGAGGGCGATTCAATAAGTTATTTCCCTGGTCAAAATATTATCACACTTCGACTAAGTAAGTTATTAGCTCTGCTGCacgtatattaccatgttatttttcCGTATCAGTAACCCGTGTATGTTTGTCAACAATTTTTTTCTGTGATCAAAAAGTTATCATAGTATTTGTGTGTGAATTATCAGCCATGTCGTGAGTGTATTTCCATGCATTTACATGAAAGTTACCGGGGTATATTCTCAACAACTCACCCGGTCAAAGTTACCGTGTAGTTTGTACTTAAGTTATCAAGTAAGCGATGCGTATCTTATCATACTATTTATACACAAATTACCGGGAGTACATTCTTCAATaactttttttttgatttttttgtggTGTTTGCACGTGAGATAAAAAAAATTGTGATGCTTATATTACCATGCTATCCACATGGAGGTTTCTGGGGTGTGAACTTCTTTTCTTTGGGCTAAAGTTTTCATGATGATGGTACATAAGTTATCAAGTCTACGATCATAAATTATCATTTCATTCACAAAACAATTACCGGGTTATATTTCAACAACTTGTTTCTGCTTTCGCAAAAAAATTCTCGCAACAAAGAAAAAAAAGTGATGAAAATATATATTCTTTTGTCGGAAAAGGAGTAAATGGCAAGAGCCACCAAAAATGGGAGAAAATCTAGGCTGCTCCAAACATTACCATTCTATTTTGTAGCACTAGTTAAGCCAAGTAAAGAAATTGACATGCATAGAAACCGGTCAAATAGCTTCATTTGGTGGGATGGTTTGGGCAGTGCTACCTAGTTTGATGGGTCGCAAGTTCAAGTCACTCTCCTCACAAATTATTTTTCTCGATCTCTTGTTTTCTAGCGGTGGCCATCAATCACGAGAAAAAATCGACATAAGAGGACGTGCGGGAGATCGTGGAATTAGTGGGGAGGTGGGCCTCGCGAATTAATTTAGATCACAATTAGTGGGGAGGTGGTCATTTAAATCATAAGATTAGCGTGGGAGGTGCGCAatcaacaatctagcatgcatgcatGGGCTAGGAGAGGTTAAGGCCTAAATTAGTGGAAGCCGTTACTAGTGTCTTCAGTGCGTGCGTTTTTTTCAGAAGACCATTTAAACTAGACTAAAAAAAGAACTTAGCCTGCTTCAGGACAGACAAAAGAGCTAGTTCAGCTGGTGGGCAGCCTGCACGTGAAGTTAGAAGTTGTGTGCTTGATACTCACTCAGTGCATAATTTTTTCGATGGCGCAGGAGAAGGACGTGGGTTCGCTGGTGATCGTGGGATCTAGATCCAACGACGGGCGGGTCGTTCGGATCTGTTGGCGAATTTCCAGTCGACTGGAAATTAGCTTTCTCGTTTATCTAAAGGACGAAACAAACGAGAATAAAAAATTTGCTTTTAATTTTCTTTTTATCCAAGTGTGCTCGATACTCACTCAGTGCATAATTTTTTCGATGGCGCAGGAGAAGGACGTGGGTTCGCTGGTGATCGTGGGATCTAGATCCAACGACGGGCGGGTCGTTCGGATCTGTTGGCGAATTTCCAGTCGACTGGAAATTAGCTTTCTCGTTTATCTAAAGGACGAAACAAACGAGAATAAAAAATTTGCTTTTAATTTTCTTTTTATCCAAGTGAGATATATCACATACTGTAGTGCAGCGCTatcgctaagtagcagtagcgtggccTTTTACCCCATGCTTCTATTAAGGTTCTACCTGTAATGTACTCGTATTTCCTAGTAGTATATGTCAGCCTTGCACACATAGTTCGCCTGCTGAGTCAAAACTCGGCAAAAGTTCGTGCCATGTGGAATCACCATTAACATCCCGTGCAGTGCCTGCTTGCCGAATTCTGCTTTTATGTACTCGGCAATGGTTGGTTTCAGTTTCAACTAAACCTGTTCATACCCCGGGCCGGGCTTGTTAAAGCCCGAAGCAAAAATCCTAAGCCCAGACCCAGCCCGAAGCACATGAACAGTGCCATTTTTATTAAAATAATTACATTCGGGATATTAAAATAGTATAATATACCTATGTTTTGAATAAAATATACATTTTTTGCTATTTGGGGCTTTTTTCATGCTTTTGAGTCGGGCATCGGGCGGGAAAATGGAGCCCCGAAGCCCGGGCCTGGCCCAGATGCCAGGCTTTCGGGCTCGGGACCCGGGACCCATGCACAGGTCTAGTTTCAACTCGGCAATTAAAGATTGCCAAGCTGGTCCGTCCCGTTTGCCGAGGGCGGAACACGGCaaagattttttatttttttttgctttcgcGGAGTTCACTTTGAACTCGGGAAACAGGGCGATTCCAGTAGTGACTCGGTCAATTACTTACATCCATGCTCCAAGAATGTACAAATGAACTTAAAGCATCAGATGCTAGTTTATTCAATGTTTGGTCACCTTATTAAATCTCTATAAGACAATAGATAACTCGCAAAATTCATAAAAAGAAAAATATGAGCTCAGAATAAAACTCCTCCCAGCTTGAGGTCATAGTTGTAACTGAAGCTTCAAGCGATAGGGTGTCATCAATTAGACTAGCAAAATTAACAGAGAAAGCCAATGTATATATACTCAAAGGAACCCTATCTGATCATACCAACAGCTGAGTGGAGTAACCTTCCTTCCAGCTGATCAAGCTGCCAGTTCCAAAGTGAGCTGCTACTTGCTTAGACACGTACACAGTCACATACACATATACGATACCTGTTATGGAAGTCTGAAGTCTACACTGAGTATGACAAAACTTTCCGTGGAACTTCTGCGCGGAGGATTGAGCTAGAGTTTTCCGaagaaaataagttttatttcaAAGCAGAATATAGCAGCTATTACAAAAGTAAATTTAGTCCAGTGACAGAACGGAGAATATACAACACCCTTTATTAGAAGACATAGGTCGAGCCtattgatgtactccctccgtccggaaatacttgtcatcaaaatgaataaaaggagatgtatctagatgtattttagttctagatgcatccctttttatccattttgatgacaagtattttcggacggagggagtaggatgcACAGGCTCTTGGGCACATCCGCAGCCTTATCTTTCAGGATGAAGAACTTGCAGCGAAGGTACCCTAGGCCCGCCACCTCTCCATCAACGTCGAACTCGACCTTACCCACGACCTGAATCTCGCTCCAAAGCAAGTTGCGCACCTCCTCTCGCAACACGGAGGCGTCTGCCTTGGCCTCCACCTCCAAGGTGCCTACATGGCCAATGCTCCGGTCGCCATAGACGCAAAAATACGGCACTTGAGCCCACGCCAGGATCATGTCATGGTAGGAGACGCGCAGCAACGAGTTGCCTCCTCCGCTGCAGCGCCGGTAGGTTGGTGGTGTCCGATCGAAGTCCATGCCAAGGCGGAAAGCCGGTGAAGTCGGTGGAGAGGCGCCAGGATCAAGCCCACTTTTTCCTATAAGTCGGACGAAGATGTCGCCGGGTCCTCGGGTCACATTAGCTGTGCCAGACGCGACTGGAGTGTACAACACAGTAAAGCAGAAAACACACATTGCAAATATATAGCCGAAGGCACATGAGCAAATTAATAGGTGCTCCTTGGGTTCAAAGTAGTCAATGTAACCATCTGTGCAACCACGTTTGGACTTGGCACGTCGGCCGTTCAGATGGTGGTTGTCAAGATTAGCTCCGTCTTTGCAAGCGGGAGCGGGCATGAGACACATGACCCAAGATATTGCTCAGTATCTTGACAAGAGTATCAATTGATGTTAACCGATCTTCAATAGCTGCACAAGAACACGAAAAAGAACGTAAACACAACATATGGCTGGATGCTTTTTAGTGTTGTTTGGCTGTCTGTATTGGGGGCCTCTGTATTGAATTGGTTTCAATACCAATTCGGTGAGGAAACTGTAATGGACATGAATAACAATTCGCTTGTTTGGATGTTCATGAAATTGACTCATGGAATCTCATAGAGATTTCAATACCAAATCTTGTTTGGATGTCAAACTATGGAATTGCATAATGCTTCGTGCTTTATGCATCAAATAGAAATTTGTACAATGTGGGACTATAGTTGAATGATTATATAGCAACAAAACATTAACAAATACCATTATCATCAATTAATCTGGAAAAAATATAAGTTACATTTGTTATGTTTTCTTTACATTTAATCTGTGAACTGAACAACACTCAGTGTTCTAGAACAGATGAACAAAAACTGAAGAAAAATCCTTTTTGCTGCAAACCATGCATCTCAAACCGGGCATTGTTTGCTTCTTTTACAGTTACACACTAGAAGAAGAGAAGGAGAGAGCCAGGAAGGGGAAGAACGAGAGGGAAGAAAAGACAGGAGGACGGGGGATCCTGCGGCTGAGGAGGAGGGCCTCCGACGACTGAGGAGGAGGGGGTCCGGCGGTCATTGTATGAGGGGGTCTGGCGGCCGGATCAGGGGTAAAGGAGGAGGAGCGGCGGCCGACGGTCAGGCCAGGCCGTGGCGCCATGGGAGAAGAAGATAGGCTGGCAGAGGAGATGCGGCGGCCATGGGAGGAGGGGaagcggctgcggcggcgggggaAAGGGTGCCGGAGTGGGAGGAGGAGCAGAAGGGTCGGCGAGGGGAGGTACCTGGCTACCTGGGCGCCGCCGTCGTGTGGCTTCCTGGGCGCCACCGCTTCTGTTTCTAGGTCGGGCGCTGGTGAGCGAGGCTGCGAGGTGCTCCTTGGGTTCATAGTAGTCAATGTAACCATCTGTGcaaccacgtttggactttggcacGTCGGCCGTTCGGATGGTGGTCGTCAAGATTACCTCCGTCTTTGCAAGCGGGAGCGGGCATGAGACGCATGGCATGACCCAAGATATTGCTCAGTATCTTGATAAGAGTATCAATTGATGTTAACCGATCTTCGATAGCTTCGCAAGAGCACGAAAAAGAACATATTAAACACAACATATGGCTGGATGCATTTTAGTGCTGTTTGGTTCACCAACTGCACATAAATGATTTTCCATTAAAAAAAAGAAATACCGTACACAAATGGTTTGAAATTACATTGGCACTTCAAAGGTGTGACGTCCCATTGCCGCCGGCTATTGCCGTGACGTGTGAAGATAATGATTGCTTGTGGAGAGCAACCGGACCTAAAGGAGATGAACAGAGACAGAGGAGAAGTTTTCAATTCTTTGATTTCTTCCTGCCCTTCGTCTTGCCTTCCAGTGTGCCTTTATCCTTCTTGCTCCAAGGCTTGAGTAGTAGCTGGGTCGGCCCACTCGTACAGCAGCCACAAGTTTGGTCCAGGGAGGGGCATAGGGTGTTGCAAAAGCCAAACACTTTGAGTGTCCAGATTTTAAAAGCAAGGCATTTCCCTGATTGAGATTTCTTGTCAGCCCAACTTGATTCACAACCTTCGCAAGTTTGGAGATCAATTCTAGAAGGAGGTGAGGTGCTCAAGCAAGGTCTGATAAGGAGAACTGAAGATGGACAATCCACACATATTTGGACTGGCTCCCGAGGGAGTCGATGATGCGACCGACTGGACCTTTGTTAGAAGCAAGACCAGAGTTGGTTAGTAGTAATTGATCACGTAACCCATTCATGGAATGATCAGGTGCTAGCTCAGCACATGCTCCCGATGACGTGGACATAGTACGTCGGATTCCGCTACCAACAATCAACTTAGAAGATGAATGGGCATGGTTTTTGAGAAGAAGGGCTGCTTCACTGTTCGATCAGCCTACAGAATGCTTGTGCATACCAAAACTCGTCGTGAGGCCTGGCTGGATGGGCGAGCATGTGGGTCtgagttgaaaaaaaagaaagaaagatcaTGGAcaaaaatgtggaagcatacaatGCCCGCTAATTTAAAGTATTTTCTTGGAGGCTTGCGAGCTTACCCACTGCAGAAGTTGCTCACCACAGAAACATGGCACCGACTAGTGTTTGCAGCATTTGTGGCTGGAGCGAGGATTCGTGGAGACATTCATTACTAGAGTGCAGAATGGTTCGATGTGTTTGATTACTAGTCAATGAAGAAGTCTGATAAATTGAGGAGCTGCGGTGAGCCAAATGCTGGAAGCTGGTTGTTTGAGATGTACGATTTTCTATCCAGTACAGATTATGTGAAGATGATTACTACCCTGTGGGCGATCTGGAAGGCAAGGCAAGATATCATACATGAAGATGTTTATCAGAGCCCTTTTAATACATGCAAGTTTATAACACATTTTTTGCATGAGCTGGGTTGGGTCGATTCAGCAGAAGGGAGAAGACACCAGGAGAGGCAGCCGAGGATCGCTGGGCGTTGGATCCCTCCTCCACAGGGTGTTGATGCTGCATTGTCATAAGTCATAACTCATATGAGAACAACAGGTGCACGAGCTGCAGCTATTTTTCGTGCTGATGATGGTACCTACCTACCTGGGGGCTTTGGTGTTGGTTatggagagtgcgtatgatccagttTGTGCTTGATACAGGACCTAAATCTGTTATAGCCTCTGATTCTCTGGGGGTTGTCAGAAGTATCTAtgaaggaagcagaggagaggaggctACGACGATCTTAACCGAAGTCGGGCGCAAGCTGGAGGTTCTACGAGATGTTTCCTTCAAACATGAAACGAGGGTGTACAATGTAGATGCTCATAATATTGCTAGAATGTCTTTAGTCTTCTGTCCAGGCCGCCATGTTTGGCTCCTGGAGCCCCCGGGCTTTGTATCTGCTACTGTATCTCTCTCTCCATAACAAAGCTCGGGTGCTTTCCCTAAACAAAAATACTATATGCAAAAGGCTACAAACGAGAGATGTGGTAGCATGGAAGCAGTAAATCGGATTATCCTTGACTCTAATCCAGAGACACGattcaattttaaaaaaagttgtTAGGCCTTGGTTTTGAGAAGGCAATTTCTCAAGAGTCTCGGCTGCATCCCGTATACAGCGAGGAGATGAACATACCACATACTCCCACTCCAACTCCAGCTGCCAGTGGCGTCAGCTTCCGGCCGGGTAGGAGATGGGCGGATCTTAGGTCAAGTCGACGGCTGCGGCCACCAATCCGCCCGTGGGGAAAAGAGAGGATTCTAACCAACGAGGCTCATGCACGGATCTTATATCCAATATACAGTGCGTACTACTCCTAGAATGGACCAAGAGAAATCAATGCAAACTTCAAGCTTACCGACACAGAAGAAAGAAAACGAGAGATTGCTTCCGGATCGAGGCGGCGGCGGGTTGAGGATCCAGCCAGGCGGAGGCTGCAGCAATACAGAGGGGACTTGGGCGGCGGAGCGGCGGAGAGCGCTTTTTACGTCCTGATCCCCAACTGACCGACCGGTTCTATCTCTTCATCAAGTTAACAcccgctctttttttttttgagggatcaAGTTAACACCCGCTCTGGAAGATGCGACGTGCCTTTCCCAATCTCAAAGCAGTTTTTTGTTTCCAAGACTCATCTATTGTCAGCCAGACAGCCACCTTTCCGTACTGGCCTGCATCTCTCAGTTCAGGTGTCATTTTCTTCAGATAACACTTCCGTGATCCAACAAATGAATGAATGAGCAGCTGAAACAACATTTTACAGCGGGCACAAAACAGAATGAAGAGGGTCTACTTAAAATGGAACCTTATCGTATGGCTGCTTTTGGATTTCACGGAATCAAATTACaacacaaatactccctccattcggaattacttgtcttggaaatggatgtatctagacgtatagatacatccatttccgagacaagtaattccgaacggagggaataCAAATGTAGCCTTACAAATTACAATTCCGTGGCCACACAAAGATCCACCCAGTTTTCCATGTTAGCCGGTTGAAGAAGCATTTTGGGCAAGCATGCCATTCCTAGCCCCGGTATGCCTATTGTAAAGAGTGATGGTCTTACAGGTCAGACAAATCCCTTGACAAAACTTGCCGGCCTTTCAATGGCTCGTGCAGTGGACCAACCTTTCACCTGAAGAAGCGACTTGAGAAGATGCATACTTCAACAAGTACACATTCCCAGCATTTTTCTGCGAGACAAGCGACCAGTGGCGTGCTTCTCCTTTGTCATCATCGCCATGGGGACATGTCGAAGCCTTGGAGGGGACATTGTCAGGCACCTTCAGGACTGGCCTGCATCTTCAGTTCAGGTGTCATTTTCTTCAGATAACGATTCAGTGGTCCAATGGCCGTGATTCAACCTAGACAAGAGTAACACCATCAACGGCGTTCATACTTACCGTTAGTTAATTATTGTTTAACAGACAACGAGTGTGTTCCCAGATAGCGAGTGTGTTATCAAATGACTGGTATGGCAAGTTGATGGCCAAATCTTTCTGTTCTCATGTGAGAATTTATAGTGTTTACCTTCTTTTTCTAGCGCCTCTCATGAGGATTAATGTAGATGATTCATTGGGGGCCTCCAAGTGTTACTAGCAAGACATTATGGAGGAACGTCGTACCCATCCTGGGCGACGGTTGCGCGTTTATATAGCCAGGTCGCGACCTCCTGGTATAGCGTACAA
Above is a window of Triticum dicoccoides isolate Atlit2015 ecotype Zavitan chromosome 5B, WEW_v2.0, whole genome shotgun sequence DNA encoding:
- the LOC119309521 gene encoding uncharacterized protein LOC119309521, which translates into the protein MCLMPAPACKDGANLDNHHLNGRRAKSKRGCTDGYIDYFEPKEHLLICSCAFGYIFAMCVFCFTVLYTPVASGTANVTRGPGDIFVRLIGKSGLDPGASPPTSPAFRLGMDFDRTPPTYRRCSGGGNSLLRVSYHDMILAWAQVPYFCVYGDRSIGHVGTLEVEAKADASVLREEVEAKADASVLREEVRNLLWSEIQVVGKVEFYVEGEVAGLGYLRCKFFVIKDKAADVAKSLCILRQ